The Humulus lupulus chromosome 3, drHumLupu1.1, whole genome shotgun sequence genome window below encodes:
- the LOC133820979 gene encoding uncharacterized protein LOC133820979 isoform X3, translated as MHFRLKPQTPNAKIETPNRIQRYRIGNPKLRNQIGNLSQLTYKIPEAAVVSSDSASMEKHAARSRSSSSKHQNAYVAKNIISQDLFTPDYILNRIFRKDGPPLGVKFDSLPSGKLFHCKGKVVPKKDIAEITKRFNIQVSNLTHRTS; from the exons ATGCATTTCAGactcaaaccccaaaccccaaatGCGAAGATCGAAACCCCAAACCGCATACAACGATACCGAATCGGAAACCCCAAACTCAGAAACCAAATCGGAAACCTCTCTCAGCTAACATATAAG ATACCGGAAGCTGCAGTGGTATCTTCGGATTCGGCTTCAATGGAGAAACATGCTGCTAGATCACGTTCTTCATCTTCCAAACACCAAAATGCATATGTTGCTAAGAACATAATATCCCAGGATTTGTTTACCCCAGACTACATTCTCAATAGGATCTTTCGGAAGGATGGCCCTCCCCTTGGTGTGAAATTTGATTCTCTTCCTTCAGGAAAACTATTCCATTGCAAAG GAAAAGTGGTGCCTAAGAAGGATATTGCTGAAATAACTAAAAGGTTCAACATCCAAGTCAGCAATTTGACTCACAG
- the LOC133820979 gene encoding uncharacterized protein LOC133820979 isoform X1: MHFRLKPQTPNAKIETPNRIQRYRIGNPKLRNQIGNLSQLTYKIPEAAVVSSDSASMEKHAARSRSSSSKHQNAYVAKNIISQDLFTPDYILNRIFRKDGPPLGVKFDSLPSGKLFHCKGKVVPKKDIAEITKRFNIQVSNLTHRYATSYLL; the protein is encoded by the exons ATGCATTTCAGactcaaaccccaaaccccaaatGCGAAGATCGAAACCCCAAACCGCATACAACGATACCGAATCGGAAACCCCAAACTCAGAAACCAAATCGGAAACCTCTCTCAGCTAACATATAAG ATACCGGAAGCTGCAGTGGTATCTTCGGATTCGGCTTCAATGGAGAAACATGCTGCTAGATCACGTTCTTCATCTTCCAAACACCAAAATGCATATGTTGCTAAGAACATAATATCCCAGGATTTGTTTACCCCAGACTACATTCTCAATAGGATCTTTCGGAAGGATGGCCCTCCCCTTGGTGTGAAATTTGATTCTCTTCCTTCAGGAAAACTATTCCATTGCAAAG GAAAAGTGGTGCCTAAGAAGGATATTGCTGAAATAACTAAAAGGTTCAACATCCAAGTCAGCAATTTGACTCACAG
- the LOC133820979 gene encoding uncharacterized protein LOC133820979 isoform X2 produces MHFRLKPQTPNAKIETPNRIQRYRIGNPKLRNQIGNLSQLTYKIPEAAVVSSDSASMEKHAARSRSSSSKHQNAYVAKNIISQDLFTPDYILNRIFRKDGPPLGVKFDSLPSGKLFHCKDPEILYSSCKESQRAAKKTKEKWCLRRILLK; encoded by the exons ATGCATTTCAGactcaaaccccaaaccccaaatGCGAAGATCGAAACCCCAAACCGCATACAACGATACCGAATCGGAAACCCCAAACTCAGAAACCAAATCGGAAACCTCTCTCAGCTAACATATAAG ATACCGGAAGCTGCAGTGGTATCTTCGGATTCGGCTTCAATGGAGAAACATGCTGCTAGATCACGTTCTTCATCTTCCAAACACCAAAATGCATATGTTGCTAAGAACATAATATCCCAGGATTTGTTTACCCCAGACTACATTCTCAATAGGATCTTTCGGAAGGATGGCCCTCCCCTTGGTGTGAAATTTGATTCTCTTCCTTCAGGAAAACTATTCCATTGCAAAG ATCCTGAAATTTTATATTCCTCTTGCAAAGAGAGCCAGAGAGCGGCTAAAAAGACAAAG GAAAAGTGGTGCCTAAGAAGGATATTGCTGAAATAA
- the LOC133823740 gene encoding stemmadenine O-acetyltransferase-like encodes MSSLVSKANYLRITMKVEVEVISKEIIKPSNPTPHHRRHYELSLLDQQSPKTYNPLVFFYELDVDYHQHQSNLDEISNKIKSSLSEALTLFYPLAGRVKNDRFVDCNDEGVHYSVARVNSPFHISDAIEKAPPGELCKFLPFGLHPVSDFSLGVQLNIFERGGIAVGLCISHQLTDALSCIVFVKTWVAISRRGKADDSDHQVIVNPEFNSASLFRPKDDPEYDGDANISKMVVSKRFVFDASAIEAIRSKYDEGRTTSIVDDDDAIDHRKRPTRVEALSAFILSRLVAVTSDEHAPKSKKSYMVVHAVNARPRFEPPLPDHSFGNLSRCGFGVFSGEEKGFEVVRKIRRGIRQVNMEYLKKVQQGSDSHFDAVVGFMRTAIMEGGQPTSFIFTSLCRFPLYDADFGWGKPAWVSSATLTYNNLVVFMDTKSGDGIETYIGLKEEHMAKLEADHDFLEAISSVRVAN; translated from the exons ATGAGTAGTCTTGTAT CTAAAGCAAATTATCTGAGAATAACAATGAAGGTTGAAGTTGAAGTAATCTCTAAAGAGATTATCAAACCTTCAAATCCAACACCACACCATCGTCGCCATTACGAGCTATCCCTCCTCGATCAACAATCTCCCAAAACCTACAACCCTTTAGTCTTCTTCTACGAACTAGATGTTGATTATCATCAACACCAATCCAACCTCGATGAAATATCAAACAAGATTAAGAGCTCTTTATCAGAGGCCTTGACCCTTTTCTACCCTCTAGCTGGGAGAGTCAAGAACGACCGATTCGTCGACTGTAACGACGAGGGAGTTCACTACTCCGTCGCCCGAGTCAACTCGCCGTTTCATATTTCTGACGCCATCGAAAAAGCTCCCCCTGGTGAACTCTGCAAATTCCTTCCCTTTGGACTCCACCCTGTTAGTGACTTTTCACTAGGCGTCCAACTCAACATCTTCGAACGCGGTGGAATCGCCGTCGGTCTATGCATTTCGCATCAGCTCACCGATGCACTATCTTGCATCGTGTTCGTCAAAACTTGGGTCGCCATTTCTCGCCGCGGTAAAGCTGATGATAGTGATCATCAAGTAATAGTGAACCCTGAATTTAATTCGGCCTCGCTCTTTCGGCCTAAAGATGATCCTGAGTACGATGGAGACGCCAACATTTCAAAGATGGTCGTGTCAAAAAGGTTTGTGTTTGATGCCTCTGCTATTGAAGCTATTAGATCCAAATACGATGAAGGAAGAACAACAAGCatagttgatgatgatgatgccaTTGATCACCGTAAACGACCCACAAGAGTAGAGGCTTTATCTGCTTTCATATTGAGTCGTTTAGTGGCCGTAACAAGTGATGAACATGCCCCAAAATCCAAGAAATCATATATGGTAGTTCACGCCGTGAATGCTCGTCCTAGATTTGAACCACCACTTCCGGACCATAGTTTTGGAAATCTTAGTCGGTGTGGCTTCGGAGTTTTTTCCGGAGAAGAGAAAGGGTTTGAGGTGGTGAGGAAAATAAGAAGGGGAATAAGACAAGTGAATATGGAGTATTTGAAAAAAGTACAACAAGGTTCAGATTCACACTTTGATGCCGTCGTAGGATTTATGAGAACTGCCATTATGGAAGGAGGACAGCCAACTTCGTTCATCTTCACTAGCTTGTGTAGGTTTCCTCTTTATGATGCTGACTTTGGTTGGGGAAAGCCTGCGTGGGTCAGCTCAGCAACTTTGACGTATAATAATCTTGTTGTGTTCATGGATACCAAATCGGGTGATGGAATTGAAACATATATTGGATTGAAGGAGGAACACATGGCTAAGCTTGAAGCCGACCACGACTTTCTTGAAGCCATTTCATCAGTTAGGGTTGCTAATTAG